The Arachis ipaensis cultivar K30076 chromosome B07, Araip1.1, whole genome shotgun sequence genome includes a window with the following:
- the LOC107606241 gene encoding U3 small nucleolar RNA-associated protein 18 homolog, whose translation MSLISQNARTKAKKTQREEDIKEPPNHEEVEDGKDSDDEALKAKKRKREQSEMQQVREMKKLESFLFGSLYSPVEFGKEDNEVETGDKKSSDLFFTDRSANSVLSVYEGDADISEESDDDRAAVQRKPVWVDDEEEKATINIANVNRLRKLRKEEDEDLISGSEYVSRLRAQHVKLNPGTDWAQIDSRSKIDRSSDDESDEENEAALNQGNKDVDDILRTNEDLVVKSSSKLLPGHVEYSKLVDANIQDPSNGPINSVQFHRNAQLLLATGLDRKLRFFQIDGKRNTKIQSIFLEDCPVRKASFLPDGSQVILSGRRKFFYSFDLVKAKVDKVGPLVGREEKSLENFEVSPDSKLVAFVGNEGYILLVSTKTKQLVSTLKMNGTVRSLAFAEDGQQLLSGGGDGQVYHWDLRTMTCMHKGVDEGCINSTALSTSPGGKLFAAGSDSGIVNIYNREEFLGGKRKPIKTIENLTTKVDFMKFNHDSQILAICSCMKKSSLKLIHIPSYTVFSNWPPPNASLSYPRCLDFSPGGGFMAVGNSAGKVLLYKLHHYQHA comes from the coding sequence ATGAGTCTGATATCTCAAAATGCTCGCACTAAAGCTAAGAAGACCCAAAGGGAGGAGGACATCAAAGAACCTCCCAATCATGAAGAGGTTGAGGATGGGAAAGATTCTGATGATGAAGCTCTGAAGGCAAAGAAGAGGAAGCGAGAACAGTCAGAAATGCAACAAGTGAGAGAAATGAAAAAGCTGGAAAGCTTTTTGTTTGGCTCTCTGTATTCCCCTGTTGAATTTGGAAAGGAGGATAATGAAGTAGAAACTGGGGATAAAAAGAGCTCGGATTTGTTTTTCACTGACCGTTCTGCAAATAGTGTGCTTTCTGTTTATGAGGGAGATGCTGACATTTCAGAGGAAAGTGATGATGATAGGGCTGCCGTGCAGAGAAAACCTGTATGGGtggatgatgaagaagaaaaggcCACTATTAACATAGCAAATGTTAACAGGTTAAGGAAGTtgaggaaggaagaggatgaggaTTTGATTTCTGGTTCAGAGTATGTGTCAAGATTGAGGGCTCAGCATGTAAAGCTGAACCCAGGAACTGATTGGGCACAGATTGATTCGAGGTCCAAAATAGATAGATCTTCTGATGATGAGTCAGATGAAGAAAATGAAGCTGCATTGAACCAAGGTAACAAGGATGTGGATGATATTCTGAGAACAAATGAAGACCTAGTTGTGAAGAGTAGCTCGAAACTACTGCCTGGACATGTTGAATACTCAAAGCTAGTTGATGCTAATATACAGGATCCATCTAATGGCCCAATAAATTCTGTTCAGTTCCATAGAAATGCTCAGCTCCTTCTTGCTACAGGATTGGACAGAAAGCTTAGATTTTTTCAAATTGATGGCAAACGTAACACCAAGATTCAAAGCATCTTCCTTGAAGATTGCCCCGTTCGGAAAGCTTCTTTCTTGCCAGATGGGTCTCAGGTTATCTTATCGGGAAGAAGAAAATTTTTCTATAGTTTTGATTTGGTTAAGGCTAAGGTTGATAAAGTAGGTCCTTTAGTTGGTAGGGAAGAGAAAAGTTTGGAAAATTTTGAGGTCTCGCCTGATTCTAAATTAGTAGCTTTTGTGGGTAATGAGGGTTACATTTTATTAGTTTCGACAAAAACAAAGCAATTGGTTAGTACCTTAAAGATGAACGGAACAGTCCGATCCTTAGCTTTTGCAGAAGATGGACAGCAGTTGTTGAGCGGTGGCGGTGATGGCCAGGTTTACCACTGGGATCTGAGAACAATGACATGCATGCATAAAGGTGTAGATGAAGGCTGCATAAACAGCACAGCTCTTAGTACTTCTCCAGGTGGAAAACTTTTCGCAGCTGGTTCAGACAGCGGAATTGTGAATATTTACAATAGAGAGGAATTCCTCGGGGGCAAGAGGAAGCCTATCAAGACCATTGAGAATTTGACCACTAAAGTAGATTTTATGAAATTCAATCACGATTCTCAAATATTAGCAATCTGTTCATGCATGAAAAAGAGCAGTTTGAAATTGATACATATCCCGTCATATACTGTGTTTTCCAACTGGCCACCGCCGAATGCAAGCCTGAGTTACCCCCGGTGTCTTGATTTTAGTCCAGGTGGTGGTTTCATGGCTGTAGGAAACTCTGCAGGAAAGGTGTTATTGTACAAGTTGCACCATTACCAgcatgcataa